In a genomic window of Mycolicibacterium neoaurum VKM Ac-1815D:
- a CDS encoding acyl carrier protein — protein sequence MEISQSDAVDPQLLAILREDLNIDVSRLSRDSRLVDDAGMDSVAFAVGMVAIEDRLGAVLDEEDLLNCETLGDLEKVVLTKIPSAQANP from the coding sequence ATGGAAATCTCACAGTCCGACGCAGTGGATCCCCAGCTCCTGGCAATCCTGCGGGAAGACCTCAACATCGACGTCAGCCGGCTCAGCCGGGACTCGCGACTGGTCGACGACGCGGGCATGGACTCGGTCGCGTTCGCCGTCGGCATGGTCGCGATCGAGGACCGTCTCGGCGCGGTACTCGACGAAGAGGACCTGCTCAACTGCGAGACCCTCGGCGACCTGGAGAAGGTCGTCCTGACGAAAATCCCTTCGGCGCAGGCCAACCCGTGA
- the crcB gene encoding fluoride efflux transporter CrcB: MMVFWVACAGSLGAVSRFVVDGAVRHRRSTEFPWATVLINVTGSLLLGFIVGMVLFHGVPRELQLIVGVGFCGGYTTFSTASVETIRLMQRGKYWAGALNAVGTLLITVAAAAAGMAVAAL; this comes from the coding sequence ATGATGGTGTTCTGGGTGGCGTGTGCGGGCAGCCTCGGGGCGGTATCGCGGTTCGTCGTCGACGGAGCCGTCCGGCATCGGCGCAGCACGGAATTCCCCTGGGCCACGGTGCTCATCAATGTCACGGGATCGCTCTTGCTCGGGTTCATCGTCGGCATGGTGTTGTTCCACGGGGTTCCCCGGGAACTCCAGCTGATTGTCGGCGTGGGATTCTGCGGCGGCTACACCACCTTCAGCACCGCCAGCGTCGAGACGATCCGCCTCATGCAGCGCGGCAAATACTGGGCGGGTGCCCTCAACGCCGTCGGCACGCTACTGATCACCGTCGCCGCGGCAGCGGCAGGAATGGCCGTGGCCGCGCTGTGA
- a CDS encoding fluoride efflux transporter FluC, whose translation MADHDDPIAAPSVDPDAVEPSQSPLHVRPSAIAAVALGGLLGAPARYGLEVAFPQVGGQWPVTTFAINVTGAFLLGVLLEGLSRLGPDTGWRQQLRLSVGTGVLGSFTTYSTLAVDTDELLRRNDWWAAGSYAVGTVLVGALVTVIGIAVGARVPRRSEGAGR comes from the coding sequence ATGGCCGATCACGACGATCCGATCGCTGCGCCATCGGTCGACCCCGATGCCGTCGAGCCCTCCCAGAGTCCCTTGCACGTGCGGCCGTCGGCGATCGCCGCAGTGGCCCTGGGCGGCTTGCTGGGTGCCCCGGCCCGCTACGGCCTCGAGGTGGCGTTTCCCCAGGTTGGGGGCCAATGGCCGGTGACGACATTCGCCATCAACGTGACGGGGGCGTTCCTGCTCGGTGTGTTGCTGGAAGGTCTCAGCCGACTGGGCCCGGACACCGGTTGGCGCCAACAGCTACGGCTGAGCGTGGGCACCGGCGTGCTGGGATCGTTCACCACATACAGCACCCTGGCCGTGGACACCGATGAGCTGCTGCGTCGCAACGATTGGTGGGCTGCCGGGTCCTATGCGGTGGGCACTGTGCTCGTCGGTGCACTGGTCACGGTGATCGGGATTGCGGTGGGCGCTCGAGTGCCCCGCCGTTCCGAAGGGGCGGGCCGATGA